The genomic DNA GCTGTGGGCAGGCTCCACAGGGCCTCGATTTTAATCCTGGCCGGCGCTCTGATGGGCGGGCGCATAACAGAGGAGGTGGCGAAGCTCCAGAAGGAGGGGATACCCGTCATAGCGCTGAAGATGGCGGGCACTGTGCCAAAGCAGGCGGATCTGGTCGTCACGGATCCGATTCAGGCTGGCACCTTCGCGGTCATGCATGTCGCCAGGACCGCTGTGTTCGATATAAACAGGGTGAGGGGCATGGAGTTCTAGAGCTTCAGCTCCTTGAGACGATCCCCATCGAATAGATCTCCGGTCGTGTAGAACCTCCCGTCCATTTCGAGAACAGGAGCTGACATCGTGAATACTCCATTGACCCTGAGCTCCGTGAGGGCCTCGGCCGTGGTCATATCGACCTCCTCAAAGCTCACACCCTTGCTCTCAAGAAACGCCTTCAGCTGCTCGCATCTAGGGCAATCAGGCGTTGTGTAGATCCTGCATGTCAAACACCTCACCTCAGAGACATGGGGTAATCCCTGTCCGCCCATACAGCATATCCCTGGCTCACAGCGCGCTCTGCGCACTCCCTGCAGCACGAGAAGTTCGCAAAGTACTCGACGCCGTTCATCTCGTATTCAAACACATTGTTGATGCTGAAACCGCATATCCTTCTGAAGTCCTCGCCCATGCAGAAGAAATCGTTCGCCACCTCAGGAGGGCACTCCTCCAGATACCAGTCCTTCGGCACAAGCACAGGCAGAATGGCCATGTCCATCCCGCAGCCACACGGGCCGTAGCAGTCCTCAGGCCCCAGGAAGACTATCGCCTTGTTGACAGGAGGCAACTGACTCACCTCTTATGATGAAATGAGCACCTTGAGCTCCACAGAATCTGTGTCAGGATCGCATTTTAAGTTGTTGGCGCACGGGACTCAAATGCAACCCATAGGAGATTTGGCATGCCACCAGCCGCTGTATTTCAAATGTGGTCTCCACATCTGTATCTGCATGCACTATACACCTCTGAAATGATCGCGTGGCTCAGCCTGTAGCATCCCCTGCTTCTTGGGATTTCCGGATAGCTCTCGAGCGTCTCGATGCTCAGGCATGATGCGCCTGAGTCGCGGATCTCCTTCAAGACCGACCATGGTATCAGACGAGCGCTTTTCGATCTGCCCCTTCCTCCCCGAAACTCAATCGCCAGCACCCCTGTGCGACCGGATAGCTCTATGAACCTGCTCTCTCTGTCGATCTGGTCTGGTGAGAAGTGCTGCTTGAAATAGAGGGGACCTTCCATGGAAAGGCTCTTGCACTCTATCGCGAGGTAATACTCCGGGTATCTTGAGTCAACGAGCACATCCATGTGCTGCGCTGAGAACCTGGCCTGCCTGAGCCTGTATGCGATCGCCTCGATCTTCTCCTCCTCAAAGAATGTGTTGAACGCCCTCACAATCGCCCATTCGAAATCCGCCAAGCAAAACCCCTCTGAGAGAGCAATCGATATGTTTATGATTCTTGTGATCTAAAAAAACAGAGGTGGTTTCCCTTGGACGCTGAGGAGATTGCAGCAAAATACACCATGAAGGATCTCAGGCCGATTGCCAAGAAGTACGGTATCCCGACCCGATGCGTTAAGAAGATAGATATCGTCAAGCAGCTTCCTCCTGAAGCGCTGGAGGAGCTGGAGAAGAAGAGCTGAGAACCCCGGGTGCTGGATCATAGATGGCACTGTTGGGTAATCATCTGGTGGAATCGCTGGAGCCACTCGGAGATGTGAGATTCCGTGTGATTCTTGCAAACACCGCGTGTTCAGGATTATCATGAACAATATCGGTCGACTTGTTCGTGCCAAAGCAGCAGATGAAGCATGGCGGCGTGGCCTGAACATCATATGGCGGCAGGGCGCCGAGATCGAGGACGAGAGGGGCTCCAGGACGAAGGAGCTGATGAACCTAATGGTGGTAATAGAGGACGCCAGCTCCTGCATCGCTCCACGCGAGTACTCATGGACAGAGGAGCGGCTGGATGAATATGCATCACAGCTGCTTTCACCTGAGAACCCGGGGTTCGAGTACACCTACGGAGAGCGCCTCAGGTCGTGGAACGGAGAAGTGGACCAGATCGCTGAGATCGTGAATCGCCTGAAGAGAAACCCCAGGACGAGAAGGGCGACCGCGGTGACCTGGATCCCTCAGGTAGACCACAAAAGGGAGGAGGTGCCGTGCATGGTCGTCTGCGATTTCAAAATAAGATCCAGCAGGCTAAACCTGACCGTGATGTTCAGGAGCCACGACTTCGCCGGAGCGTATCCAGCGAATGTGTACGCCCTATCAAAACTCCTCCATCATGTCTCAAGGGAGTCAGGAAGCGTACCAGGGAGCTTAACCACGCTCAGCGCATCCGCCCACATCTACGAGCACGACTGGGACTGGGTGGAGGGTCTGATCGTGGGAGTAGAAGAACGGTAGCAGGCAATCTAATTTGAGTTCGTGGATCGACCTGTCCCCACATGCGGTGTCCGAGAGTACGAAGACATTCATCCATCAGATCACACGGCCAGCTCAGTGCTCCGATAGCACATCATCGTGTATATTTCACTCTTGGGAGAGGAGAGGGCGCAGCGGGAAGTCCCCGGATGAGAGCGAAGCCCTACCCTTCAGGATAGGGTAGTTCACTTTTTTCGGCTCTCGATGCAATCTAATCCAGGTATTTCCTGACCCTGCTCATCAGAATCTGCTTCGGATACGCTCCCACGAGCCTGTCGACGAGCCTGCCGTTCCTGAAGACCAGGAGTGTCGGTATTGCAGTTATACCGTACTTTCTCGATGTGAGCGGATTCTGATCCACATTCAGCTTCCCGAATACCACGCGTCCCTTCAGCTCGCGTGCCATCTCGTCTATCACAGGCGCGATCGCCCTGCACGGCCCACACCACTCTGCCCAGCAATCAACCACGAATACGGGATACTGCCTTATTCCGGCATCGATGCTGCTGTCCGTCACCAGAACCGGCCTGTCTGGGTACTCTATGGTGGGCGTTCCCTGCGATCTCGCAGCCAGCTCGCGCTTCAGCTCCTCGAGCTTCTTTCTCCTTATCTCATCCAGCTCATCCATAGCGAACCTCCAGCCTCTTCGCTGCATCAGATATGAGCGATCTGAAGTGATCAAGCTTTCCAGGGATTATGCTATACTGGAGGAGCGTGAAGTCCATGAACTCCAGAAGATCATTCTCGTAATCCTCTGCATTTCCCAGCGTGTCTATGAATATCACGCCTTTGAAACATCCCATCTCGAGGCGGGCCTCCTCCATACCCCAGCCGAGACGTCGGAATATGTCGCGCCAGCACTCGATCCATCCTGGAGTGAGGTAAAAGTACAGCCCCTCGGATGCGATCCTCTCAACCTCACGCCTTGTTATGAGCGCGTCTATGCAGTTCTGGCAGTCTATCAGCTCAGCCCTGTATCCCTCGAGAAGATCGTTCATCTTCGGGTGGCAGGCGCCGTAGACCACGATGATCATGTTATCTTTACATGACTCCAGCGCCTCTCTCAGCTTGAGCGCCAGCTCATCGAAATCGACATGCAGACCTGGATCCAGATAAAGAGGATCGAAGGAGAAGTCCAGCTCACCGGCGATGCGCTCGATCTCCTTTTTGAAGACGCCGCATGCGACCATGGAGTAATCAGCGGTGCTCATAGAACCTCCTGTTGTGAATACCCCCTACTG from Methanothrix thermoacetophila PT includes the following:
- a CDS encoding glutaredoxin family protein, with product MRCLTCRIYTTPDCPRCEQLKAFLESKGVSFEEVDMTTAEALTELRVNGVFTMSAPVLEMDGRFYTTGDLFDGDRLKELKL
- a CDS encoding thymidylate synthase, whose protein sequence is MNNIGRLVRAKAADEAWRRGLNIIWRQGAEIEDERGSRTKELMNLMVVIEDASSCIAPREYSWTEERLDEYASQLLSPENPGFEYTYGERLRSWNGEVDQIAEIVNRLKRNPRTRRATAVTWIPQVDHKREEVPCMVVCDFKIRSSRLNLTVMFRSHDFAGAYPANVYALSKLLHHVSRESGSVPGSLTTLSASAHIYEHDWDWVEGLIVGVEER
- the trxA gene encoding thioredoxin, whose amino-acid sequence is MDELDEIRRKKLEELKRELAARSQGTPTIEYPDRPVLVTDSSIDAGIRQYPVFVVDCWAEWCGPCRAIAPVIDEMARELKGRVVFGKLNVDQNPLTSRKYGITAIPTLLVFRNGRLVDRLVGAYPKQILMSRVRKYLD
- a CDS encoding DUF1638 domain-containing protein yields the protein MSTADYSMVACGVFKKEIERIAGELDFSFDPLYLDPGLHVDFDELALKLREALESCKDNMIIVVYGACHPKMNDLLEGYRAELIDCQNCIDALITRREVERIASEGLYFYLTPGWIECWRDIFRRLGWGMEEARLEMGCFKGVIFIDTLGNAEDYENDLLEFMDFTLLQYSIIPGKLDHFRSLISDAAKRLEVRYG